Proteins found in one Nostoc sp. NIES-3756 genomic segment:
- a CDS encoding response regulator transcription factor: MGSVCIEIVEGNPHLRSLLGWHLQQLEYRVHQAASIYQAREAFLSHQPTLVILDADLPDGDGIEFCRWLHRQQQPLILMLSARTNEADIVAGLKAGADDYLSKPFGMQEFLARVEALIRRKRTPSAPAYLDYGTLQIDLVQRRVRFQGEFIDLTPQEFSLLYVLAQAGGVPLSRSELLRRAWPDAIDNPRTIDTHVLSLRKKVELDPRQPSLIQTIRNVGYRFNMEILNANLPQTQVKLTKERFSNQRSTLSGQRV; encoded by the coding sequence GTGGGTTCGGTTTGTATTGAAATCGTTGAGGGGAATCCCCATCTGAGGTCGTTGCTGGGTTGGCACTTGCAACAATTGGAATATCGTGTCCATCAAGCTGCCAGCATATATCAAGCAAGAGAAGCCTTTTTGAGCCATCAGCCAACTCTAGTTATTCTGGACGCTGATTTACCAGATGGTGACGGTATTGAATTTTGCCGTTGGCTGCATCGTCAGCAACAGCCGTTAATTCTCATGTTATCTGCCCGTACAAATGAGGCGGATATTGTTGCTGGTTTAAAAGCAGGAGCTGATGATTACTTGAGCAAACCTTTCGGGATGCAGGAGTTCTTGGCCAGAGTAGAGGCACTAATTCGCCGTAAGCGTACACCTAGCGCACCTGCTTATCTGGATTATGGGACTTTGCAAATTGACCTAGTTCAGCGCCGTGTAAGATTCCAAGGAGAGTTTATTGACCTTACTCCGCAGGAATTTAGTTTACTGTATGTTTTGGCACAAGCTGGGGGAGTACCCTTAAGTCGGTCTGAATTGTTGCGTCGCGCTTGGCCTGATGCCATCGACAATCCGCGTACCATTGACACTCATGTGTTATCGTTACGCAAGAAAGTTGAGCTTGATCCCCGCCAGCCTAGTCTCATTCAAACTATCCGTAACGTTGGATACCGATTCAACATGGAAATTTTAAATGCTAATCTTCCCCAAACACAAGTAAAGTTAACAAAAGAGAGATTTAGCAATCAACGTTCAACCCTGAGTGGACAGAGGGTGTAG